The Ficedula albicollis isolate OC2 chromosome 5, FicAlb1.5, whole genome shotgun sequence genome includes the window CGCTTTACTAAGTCACTTGGCCTTTTTCACAGGGCTAAAAAATGTCTTCTAACTTGTATAAACTGACAGATGCGATAGTCATCTTTCATTTGGCCAGAACGGGACAAGAAGTATCTCTCAATTATTAATGTTTTATAATCCCATGTGCCTACTATAAGAAATTAAATCCTCCTTGCTAGTGGTCACTGGATCACAGGCTGGCTATCATTAAGAATGGAAAGCACTGCCAAATCATTCATGGTTTGATTTTGCCATTCTGTATAgctaccaagaaaaaaaaaacccccccccccccccccccccccccccccccccccccccccccccccccccccccccccccccccccccccccccccaaaaaaaaaaaaaaaaaaaaaaaagccctaaactAGTTTATACTGTAAAATACCATTTGCTGTAAAAACTTCCTTAAACTTTCTAAGGCTTTGGCTTTTTAAACAATTGTCAGTAacctctctctccctttccctctctaAATACATAGGGGGCAGAGGGGTCAGGGGGAAGAAATAGATGTAACTTTTAAGTtgcatgatttattttaaatgacagaGGAAAACACCAATCCAGGTAATTTTCAGACTGCTCCTTTAAAACCAAGTCTGTAAGTGTTTCTATTGactccttctctttttccaaaaaGGCTGCTGGCATGAGCTTGTAGGGGATAGAGATGTGCTCTCGGTGGATGTTTTTTTACTGCCCTCAGTGGATAAACAGCCAAGACCAGTGACTTTACCCTTCACAAGTCCATTTTGTATTTCATaacctttttaattttagggTGAAGTCTAGTTGCATGCACATGCCATCCTGATGtctaatgttttgtttttacagacTTTGCGGCTTCAATATTTTTGAACaggggtttggttttctttttttccctgtgtatATAAGAATTACAATCCAAAGCCTTTGTAACATTTAACAAATTACTTTCCCAATCTTCTCAACAATATCTTTGAttataatgtatatttttaaactttacaACTTCACACCACTGAAAGATAGTGTAAAACATCAAGAATACCTATCACTGGGGAATTTTGTATACTTTCATTGGAATGATTAAGCAAGGGATAAATGTAACGTTTTTCTAGAATGTCATACAAGTAGAgcttttttaaagtataaaaaagtaaagcaaaattttaCTAATGGTGCTAATGCTAAGATACATGGAAAGGAAAGCTTGCTTAAAAGAGGGAATGCTGTCTTGGGGGTGGTATCACTCCAAAATATTGATTCTGTTACAACAATGGCTGTCTCATTTACATGATCTTTGACCATCTGATATTTTTGGTGGGTGGAAATGTATGATCTGTGATATTTGTTACCAAGAAGTGTTATAGACACTGTTGACACAGATCAGATAAGAAACTGGGTCAGCTGACAAGGTATTCCCTGTAAGGCTACCTCTCTGTAACATTATGTGTATCCTTCTGTGAGAGGGATTTTCTGAGCATGGCTTGTAGTCAACTGTATAGTTTCATTTGCAATTATTGGAACgttctttctctctcttaaaaaaaaaaaaaaagaaaaagagaaagagaaaggaagaccATGTTTAAatcttatttctctttaaagcaggaaaaaaaaagtaaaactattTAGTATTTGATTTCTCAAAGCTTGGCAGTTTTCATGTATTGCTCTGTCAGGAGCCTCGTCTTTTCATTCGGCTTCTTTTCTGATTACAGATTATTCATTTATGGATGGGCAGCTGTAGAAACTTGCTTCTTGCGTATGCAAATTAATCATGGTAATGTTTATCATAAGAAGATTTTGTGGCAGTGGAAAAGGGGTTGTGTCAACATGTTCTTGATTTCAGTTGTATCTTCGTCTACAGATGGAATTGGCCTCCTTGCTTTACCTTCAgtggattgtttttttttttttttgccatttactTCTTGGACTAGACACCGCTCACTAAGCAAGCTGTTTGATTCACTTACAGATCATGATTTtggaaggagctggcaggatGAGTATCAATTCCAGCAGCAATCTACTCCACCAGCAGCCTTCCTGGACAGACGGATATTCCACATGCAATGGTAGGGAGGaattcagctgctctgagctgtaTTCTTTTTTAGGAGGCCGGGGGAAAGGGGCTGCTACACCTTTAAGCATGTATGAGTATTATTTTTCAGTAGTATTAATTCACTGGAGTTTCACTTCTGGtaagaaaaattttcatttgctacttcatttttaaaaagctgatcTTGAAAAAGGGACCAGTTTATTGTTCATTTCCTTACTGGCTctctttcttaaaatttaatGGTGTTGAAAGCGCCAGAAGTTCTCTCTTCTCAGTCCAGAATTCTCTCTCGTACCTTTAGCCCTTGTGCTTCCTCTGAACCAGCATTACTGTTTAATGCTAATCAACCCTCTGGCTTTCCAGGGGAATAGTATTTTTGCTCCTTTGctgtatttgctttttcaaCTCAAATTACTAGATAGCTTTCTAATTAAACTGGCATTAGAGCTCTAGATAGCTTGTGGCTTGtgatcttttctctttttttcttcttactgttTTGTGATTATGTATACGTGATCTGTGTATATAAAATGTATTCATATATATTCTCTCAGTATGAAAAAAGTATACAAACCTATATCTCTATAGATGCTTGACATAATTTTGGAAttcttttcattattcattGGGCATGTAAAACTTGAAATCTAAGCAGACAATCACATGCTGCTCTTGTCCTTCTGATCCAAATAACACTACCacaaaaattacaattaaaGTTCCCACTTAATGagatatttattcttttttatgtGTAATTTCTAAATACACAGGAATACAACAACATGTGCTTAATAAGTGTACCTGTATGTCTATTACAGTgccatacagaaaaaaagtaatatctGAGTTTCACTCTTCCACAGGATTTCATGGAGGGAAAATGGTGGGAGTCTATATCAAATTTCCAGGGTGAAAATCTCAGGATTCACTTATGTTTTAGAGGGACAGGAAGCTCAAAGTTCAGACCAGCCTACACAATAATTCACCACTTCACTTACTTTTACCTAAGCTACTTTCTTCTCTCACTAAAGTATCTTTGCTAACATTAGAATTCTAGCGGCCTTTGAAATCACTTTACTCTTCTGAAGCGATAAGAATACAAATCAACCTCCTTTTCAGAGGATATTGACAGCACCAGCAAACCTTTTTTCTCTGACATACCacacttttaataattttcacactcattccccaaatccttctATGGGAGGATGAGGAACACTTCTGCAAACTCCCTAAGTTACTTACACATGACTTGTTGGCTAATATTGATGAATAAAGCTAAATAACTGTGGGGATTGTTTTTGTGCTACCTGGAAACTGTCCTGTACCTCAGCTGAGGAGACCTGAGGTCTAGTGCACCTGAGTTAAGGTGCTGATTTCCTAAAAAGTGCCAATTCTGGTGCTTGTGGTCCTCTAGCAATATCCACTGTTGTCAGTATTTCTCACTGTGTAGTTAATTTTTTCTAGAGGAGACTGGAAACAGACTGGTGCCATATCCTGGAGTGGGGTCACTGCAGAGCTAGGCCAGGGCAATCTCTCCTCCTGTAATCTCTTATTCCCTCAGCCTTAAACCCTTCTTGCACTTGTGAACATTTTATCTCACCATCACCTCTGTCTGGCATAGtccattttcctcctttcccagggaATAAATTGCACTGAACTCTGTGAGGACAGACCAAAGCAATCCTGCCTTTGCTCTTATCTTACATAATGATCCCACCTCATGTACAATTTCTTCCATTTGCACATGCAAACTATTGTCGTGCAATGACATACAACTAGGAACAGTTTGAGACTGCCAAGAAAAGACTCAGACAGTCTAACAAGAAAATTAGGCAACTTCCATAACTAAAAATGAGTTTTACAACTACATTCAGAAACCACTGTACATGACTACAGCAATAATCTGCACCATCAGAATGCCAACTCTGTCATGAAACCATGGCCCACACTAATTGGCTTTTACCTGGAGCAGTATGAGAGTGCTTTTAACCTTCCTTTTTCTAGCACCACAATTCATACTTAGCCCCTACTAAGTTCTTATTCAAAGAAAGTTTCCACGTCACCTTATGAGTTTTGCAAGGcttttccattgttttctgATGCATTATCAGAGAATTTTGATGTATTTAGCCAACATTCATAAGGTGATTCCTGCAAATCAATCAGCCGAGAGGTACGTAATGAAATAATGCCCAATTTTTAGTTGGAAAACTGAGGCCAAAATCCCTACAGTATCTTCCCTAGCAATAGCTACTGAGCCAATGTTAAGGACTGAGAAAAGCATCTAGATCCGTAGACTTCCAAGATGTGCAATTTGGCTATAGATCTTACTGGTGATGACTATTATGCTATCTGAGAcagtaaatgtttttttcttttccagtatCCAGTAGCTTCTATGGAACCCAGTGGCATGAAATACACCCGCAGTACTGGACTAAGTTTCAAGTCTGGGAgtggctgcagcacctccttGATACGAACCAGCTGGATGCCAACTGCATACCTTTCCAGGAGTTTGATATCAATGGGGAACATCTGTGTAGCATGAGCCTGCAGGAATTCACtcaggcagctgggacagcaggacaaCTGCTTTACAGCAACCTCCAGCACCTAAAATGGAATGGTAAGTAGATATTAGAGAGAGACACATGTACATTGGTCTGAATTCTGAGATCTCAAGAAGTTATTTACGTTCCCCAGAAGCTTGCCTGGCAGATTATATTTGCTGTGTTTGCTATTCTGCTTATAGCTCATTTACTATATTGCTAAATTTCTTGGATATGACTTAAGGCAGAAATCTGAAGGATgaagaggagagggaatgtTTCCCGCTCCAAAATCAGCCCTCTGGCTCAGATGTAGAAGTTGCTGCTTGGAGCTAATACATTTGATTCCTCTGTGCTCATTCTCATACCTCCTATCTGCCAATTTGCTTTCTTGCAGGTCAGTGTGGAAGTGACATGTACCAATCTCATAATGTCATTGTGAAGACAGAGCAAACAGGTGAGTAGCAGTTGGGTAAATTGTCGTTTGAAAAGGGGGGAGACCCCCCTTCCAAGGGAGACAAATTTGTCATTGTGAAGACAGAGCAAACAGGTGAGTAGCAGTTGGGTAAATTGTCGTTTGAAAAGGGGGGACCCCCCTTCCAAGGGAGACAAATCGCTCATTCTCATACCTCCTATCTGCCAATTTGCTTTCTTGCAGGTCAGTGTGGAAGTGACATGTACCAATCTCATAATGTCATTGTGAAGACAGAGCAAACAGGTGAGTAGCAGTTGGGTAAATTGTCGTTTGAAAAGGGGGGAGACCCCCCTTCCAAGGGAGACAAATTGAAGTGGcattaaataaaatggaaagtgTTTCATGCAGAATACAAATGTCAGTCAGTGCCTACTTCTGAAGTTTCAGGTAATAGCACATGCATGTGGCTACTTTTCCTGGGAGACCTCTGCAGTATCAGCAGTATACACTGATGGTCAGAGTTGGAATAGTCTGAAGTGCTCCATGGAGGCAGCTTTGCAGAGGACTTCCTTCTGTGCTTAATTCAGCTGATTTCAAAACAACATATTTTAACAATGTGCTccagtacaaaaaaaaaggaaggaagaaaaaggaagaaaaaatactttgttgtGAAGTGCTGTTAATGTTTGAAACATCAGGaaatttccaaaaaaaccagcttggaaagaaaacaaaatgttgcattttaacTTCTTCACCAGTTTCAACGAAACTGAAATTCAGGCAGTAGTTTGGTTTGAtcaaatctgcatttttgcTGTTGCAGTTCTTTTTCCAAGTGTGTTTATAGCTAGATCCCTTTCCTCCCAGGGCTTTGTTTAACTGAGAAAAGAACTTCAGCTTGATTCAACCGTCCTCTTCAGGCACAATTATTTCCCTTGTTCCTCTGCCAGATCACGCCTGTCCATATCCACACACTCTTTATCCCACTAGTCCCAGCCTCTTTGTATAGGTGTGCCCATGAGCCACGTTTTGGTATCTACTGGCAGAACAAATACAGATCTGTTGCATGTGGCATCTCCAACAAATAGTGTCAGCCTGTTTATCCACCTAACCTGCTGGAGCCCACCCTCTCCAGCCAGGAACATTACTCACATTCTCCTTGCAGCAGGCAAGGATTGCAATCTGCAATCCTCTCCTGGCCTGTGCCTTCATGGTATTGCAGCAGGCAAGGATTGCAATCTGCAATCCACTCCTGGCCTGTGCCCGCATGGTGTGGAGATGTGCATGAGGCAGCCTTGCTGCTTTCCATAGAGGTAACTCCAGTAATCCTTTAAGTCCTGATTTATGAGATCCTGGTATAATATTATTTCCTCCTCCTACTAGAGATGAGGGCAAAGTACCTCAGCTGCACATCTTGGGCAGGACTGACTGACGGATGGTTCTCCTGGATGTGCTGGATCAGGAGTGGCCTGGTGGGGCTCTGGTGGTGCCAACCATGGCCAGTGGGAGTGGGTTAAGTTTCTGCATGTGGGGGAGCAGGAATTGTGGATTAGGGCTGCTGGGAAAGTTACTCCTtgtgaggcagcagggacagggctggtggTTTTGAGGGGAAGCCCCGCTCACTCCAGCAAACAACCACAGCTGCAAAGACATGGGTACTGAAAAAGGCCAAAATGGGAAGATGAACACTGTCCCTGTGTTCTGGCTGGGTAAGGCCTGTTCAGAGGCAGCATTAGGCAGATCAGGTGTCCAAGCAAGCAAAGGGTGTGTGCTATTGTCGGAACGCAAGCTCTGGGTGCCCAAACACGCAGCTATTAGTTAGCATGCCTGCTAAATTCCTATGTCATAAGTGGTAACTTGGCCAAACATGATTATTTAGCTGTAActcattttggggtttttgatttcatttatatgaacatgaaaaaaattaggtttaACCTCAATTTGAACCATATATCTCATCCCTTCTGACCtggtttcaaaagaaaaagagatttttaaggCTTCTGGCCTTAAAAGTGCACtgtgaaggaaataattttcagatcAGTGTACAGGTCGAAAAGACAATACTTTTGTTCTGCCTATATTGATCCATATGACCAGAAGGTCACtaaaaattattcctctttAATCATGAAGGAGATTTTTAGGTTAAGGATAGGGACTTAGTGTGCCTGGAATAAAATGGCCCTCATCTAGGATTATGCTTTGATGTTTCTCACTATGTGCTTAAACATGAAGCTGTGTTTCAGAGAGGACTTTCGAGTTCTGCCATTGTAGAAATAAATACTCATCATAAGCATCCTTCTGTTTTACTAGATGTTTGAGAACACTTTAATCTCTGTGGCTCCAATGCACAATGTCATAATCATCAGGGGCTGAGAATTCAGGACTGGATTGGGTAGAATTAGAGTTGATCTGGCATAGGAAACCTCCTGCAAGGCCACGCATAAATGATACACTAGTCAGAAAAGGAAGAGCATACTACATTATTTCTAAAAGTCAGTGCTTTGTGTAAATACATTTGCCTGAATATGCAAAACTCCATGCATAAtttgagagaaaggaaataattttgtacatAGCCCCCCTGTGTTCTGGCTGGGTAAGGCCTGTTCAGAGGCAGCATTAGGCAGATCAGGTGTCCAAGCAAGCAAAGGGTGTGTGCTATTGTCGGAACGCAAGCTCTGGGTGCCCAAACACGCAGCTATTAGTTAGCATGCCTGCTAAATTCCTATGTCATAAGTGGTAACTTGGCCAAACATGATTATTTAGCTGTAActcattttggggtttttgatttcatttatatgaacatgaaaaaaattaggtttaACCTCAATTTGAACCATATATCTCATCCCTTCTGACCtggtttcaaaagaaaaagagatttttaaggCTTCTGGCCTTAAAAGTGCACtgtgaaggaaataattttcagatcAGTGTACAGGTCGAAAAGACAATACTTTTGTTCTGCCTATATTGATCCATATGACCAGAAGGTCACtaaaaattattcctctttAATCATGAAGGAGATTTTTAGGTTAAGGATAGGGACTTAGTGTGCCTGGAATAAAATGGCCCTCATCTAGGATTATGCTTTGATGTTTCTCACTATGTGCTTAAACATGAAGCTGTGTTTCAGAGAGGACTTTCGAGTTCTGCCATTGTAGAAATAAATACTCATCATAAGCATCCTTCTGTTTTACTAGATGTTTGAGAACACTTTAATCTCTGTGGCTCCAATGCACAATGTCATAATCATCAGGGGCTGAGAATTCAGGACTGGATTGGGTAGAATTAGAGTTGATCTGGCATAGGAAACCTCCTGCAAGGCCACGCATAAATGATACACTAGTCAGAAAAGGAAGAGCATACTACATTATTTCTAAAAGTCAGTGCTTTGTGTAAATACATTTGCCTGAATATGCAAAACTCCATGCATAAtttgagagaaaggaaatagtTTTGTACATAGCCCCTTCACTTCTTGATTCCCTTGACAGCTATTTATTccttaacattttaaattctttcagtGCTCAATATGTTcaaaaaatgtccttttaatGATCCAGTTTTCCTTTTGGTCCTTCAGATCCGTCATTAATGGTGTCCTGGAAAGAAGAGAATTATCTTTATGACAGTGGCTATGGTAGCACAGTAGGTAACTAACATCACAATACTCCATGCATTCTGAGATGGCTTTATTGTTGTCTGAGGCTATTAGTTTAAACGTCTTCTTTTTAATTCCCAGAGTTATTGGACAGTAAAACATTCTGTCGTGCTCAGATTTCCATGATGACACCTAGTCACCAATCTTCTGGTAAGAAActtgtaattatatttttaattgtttgtcACTTGTCCCAGAGCTAGCGACATGTAATAGTCTCTGTGGTCTTCTGTTGTAGGATCGCATCTGAGCCTCCAGTAATTTTAAACTAAGCAACGATGATTCTGACAGATTTATTAGCTGTCATTGCTCCAGTagctttctttaaagaaatgcttctgtCGTCTGTCAGTCAAGAGAAAGACGATCAAATAACCTGTAATCTCCACGTATCTTTCAAAGTGACTGAGTCAAAGGGGTAGCCATTGGTGTTGGGGAGACAGGCCGTTCCAGCTGGGCGGCGCTTCCCCGCGGCGCGGCCCGCGGGATGGAGGCGTGCGGCCGCCCTCGGCTCGCGGCCCTGCTCCCGCACAGCTCATGCTCGCCCAGCAGCTGCGGGCCGGCTCGGCCTGGCCtggccgggccccccccccccccccccccccccccccccccccccccccccccccccccccccccccccccccccccccccccccccccccccccccccccccccccccccccccccccccccccccccccccccccccccccccccccccccccccccccccccccccccccccccccccccccccccccccccccccccccccccccccccccccccccccccccccccccccccccccccccccccccccccccccccccccccccccccccccccccccccccccccccccccccccccccccccccccccccccccccccccccccccccccccccccccccccccccccccccccccccccccccccccccccccccccccccccccccccccccccccccccccccccccccccccccccccccccccccccccccccccccccccccccggcctgGCCTGGCCGGGCTGCGGGGCGCGCAGCGAGCCCTGGGCTGCCTCCCgcagcctctctgctcccttccGTGAGGGGCTCCCAGCGATCTGCCggctgagggcaggaggcagagccaaATGCCCGCTCTGAGCGCAGTGTGCGGGGAGCGGCCCGCGGGCCCGGCCCGGGCTGGCCCAGAGAGAGTAAATCCAGCCTCCCGAGCTGGATTTGCCAAGCGA containing:
- the EHF gene encoding ETS homologous factor, whose product is MILEGAGRMSINSSSNLLHQQPSWTDGYSTCNVSSSFYGTQWHEIHPQYWTKFQVWEWLQHLLDTNQLDANCIPFQEFDINGEHLCSMSLQEFTQAAGTAGQLLYSNLQHLKWNGQCGSDMYQSHNVIVKTEQTDPSLMVSWKEENYLYDSGYGSTVELLDSKTFCRAQISMMTPSHQSSDSSDAKKSQDHTPKSHTKKHNPRGTHLWEFIRDILLNPEKNPGLIKWEDRSEGVFRFLKSEAVAQLWGKKKNNSSMTYEKLSRAMRYYYKREILERVDGRRLVYKFGKNARGWRENEN